The DNA region TGAAATTGTAATTATGCCatgtatacataaataaaagacaaaaaacagttcatagaaaatataaaccacaaaaaaaactgtccaATAAAGTGCGTCTTAAGaaaggatttaaaaaaggttCCTCAGACGGAGCCTCAGGGCTCTGACTACAGCCACTTTGTCCTCTTTTAGCTTTCCGTCGAGTTTCTTGAACAGATGAAAAGGAAAACGAATAAAAGCAGATGCGAAATCATATTTGTTAAACTGCTGGTCCGCCCCACATCTTTACTTCAGATTCAATCAGCTGATGGTATCTTTTAACCCCTTGTCCACCGCTTTGACCTAAAAAACAGCGTAAACTCACCTGTCACCTCCACGCTGCTGTGAAACCCCCTTCGGATGAGGTGCAAAAGCAGTTTATGTATATGTAGAAATGTTGCTTGATACTACATGCTTATCAACTCCTCAAAAACGGCACCAAGCAtggattatttttgtttcaagATCAACATGTAAGCTCCAGGTCTGAAGCATGACATAGTCGAGCCATGtattttagctttattttgTGACATGCAGCTTTCAAATGATCTGACTTGAGATAACCGCAACATAAACCTCTGAAATAAAGCACTGTTTGTTCTTCAGGTGGTGAGGGATTCATACCTGAAGATATGGCATCTTTACTCAAAGCTTCACTGGGAAtgtgatacacaaacacatgaaaccgGAGACGTTTTTGAAAGCATTCCTATGATCCTGGCCAGAAACTACTGAGAATCATATGCTGCAGGTTCTTGAAATGAATTCTGATTGACTGACTGTGTAGCGTGCTAGATGTGcctaaaacacaatttttaccTGCTCTGAGTGTATGTTCTTACTTTGTCTATGAGACTAGTATTTACAGAGAAGGCTGAACAACAACAATTTAGCCGTTTTATTAATATGCACTTCACATGTTACGTATAAGATTCCAAAGTGTAGAAACGTGAAAGAACGTGGTTTTAAGAAGTTCAGCGAGAATTGGAGAACACCATCAACCGTTTGGTACTGAACATATAGACTGAAACAAAGTTCGCATAACTGAAGTATTGTGAACAAAGCCTTGTCATATACATTTAGATAACTGTACTGTATGCTGGTTAGGACACTGAGAAGCCTGATGAAATATTCAGACGTGTTTTATGGTAATGATTCTTTCACAATAGGTGGTGCTCAGAGAATTGCACCTGACAGTGTTGCATCCTTGTCATTCCAGACAGTGATTTTAAAACATACTAGTTACCATCCCAATGATTTTCATTCTATTCAAAACTATTTTGGCACTTGTGGTTGCGTCGCAATTTCAGCCAAGTATCTGGAAAATTAACTCCTGTCTTCGTTAGTTTAATGTGTTGAGTTTCATCTTTCAAGCCCGGTTCTTTTCCTGTTCGAGACATGTCAAATGAATTAAGAGAATGTTTTACGTTAAGTATGGTGCTTGAATCAGTTTCTTTGAGTTTGAGCCAAGCAACAAAGAAGATGATTTGAGGAATCAGCTGCTGCATTCATGTACTGTACAAGTGGCTAATGTGTTGTAAGTGTACAAGTGTTACTGTAAATGCTTTTACTAAGTCGTTTGTATGATTTCTAGATACCTGTTTAaacttaataataaatattggaataaatatgtgtgtggtTATGCGTATTGGGATTCAGCAAGAGGACCAATAGTTACCTGGATGAATTATAATGTAAGAAGTGCAGATCCAGTGTGCAGGATTTAACAAATCCTTTTTACCGCTGACAcgcgctcgaccaatcacgcacgagtcagtctcagctgtcaataatgaggtttcaccctgtttttaaagcaaagactaattaaatccaaactAACCCGAaaattaacaattaaaaaatacatcaatGTGATATGAACTACCTACGGTGACAGAACAAAATTAACATTGAGGAGTTGGGCTgttgccagccaccagggggataTGGAGACACTTTGCCTCACTTTCTAGAGCCATCATGTTCTCAAGCCTTATAAACGTTTATAGGATGTATTAgcacctagtggtgaagttgcacatTGCATCAAACTGAATACATCCTCCTCTCCCAGGCATGTACGAGAACCTATGGTAGCCTTTTAATGCGAAAGGCCTTCTCTGAAGCCAGTGTGTGGTTTGTCTGTTCTAAGCTACTGTAGAATCCATGAAACAGGACCAATTGTCGATGTTGACAAAGTGCTCATTCTAGGTTGACAAAAACTTGTGTTTGAGCGTGTCAGTGCAGCAAAAGACAAGTAAAGGTAACAGGCAAAGTATGTAGCCGTGTCTTGAATCGACATGTCTTTATTTGGTTATGTACGATGGATGTAGAAGGACATTGACTTTGGTTGATTAATACAGAAACATTACAAGACATTGTTTACATAGAAGACACCTGGTTTCTGGTTTAATTCATGTTTACTACAAGATTATAATatgacatttttatgtttatagTTTACATGCAATTATAAAATGCCAAATATATTACACTTAAACATCATCTATCTATATGTATATCTACATCCATGTTGAAACATTGTCACCTAACAACCTGCTCCCCCTAGCATCGGGGGAGTAGCTTCCACACCTGAAGCCTGTCAAGTGAGCATCTCATCTGACGGTGAACTCATAGTAGAGAGCTCCTTCACTGAGCTCTCTGATCACTTCCCAAGATCCCTTCTCAAGATACACATAACCTCTCCCAATCAGGTCATCATAGCGCACATCCGCGTCCCAGACTTCCACAATCAACAAATCATCGCAGTCAAcgtaatcaaaataaaatacctcaTTCCACACTGGGTAATTTCTTTCATTTATCGTGGAAGTTCTCCGGTACTTGCCATTGTATTTGATTTTAACGTAGGCGTCTGTTTTTGAGAAGGGGTCCGAATTCAGGCCTGCAGCATGTTTGATCTTCACTCTGAGGGTTCCTATCACAGCCCTTTTTGGACGACCGTTGCGAACCAGGTTAGGAGTCAGGGATCTGCTCTTAGAATCAGGAtgtccctcctgcagctggtTCTCTTTAATGTAGTCAGTGACAATGCTTTTCAGATTGGCACTGATCTGCGAGTCCTCCACCAAACGGTGCAGAGGGAGGATGGCGTAGGAAACCACATCAGGGTTGTCGTGGAGGCTGTTCATCCATCTGCGGTACGCTTCAGATGGTTCTTGCTGGTGGAGGATgttcccccctccccccccgatAACCTCGGTCTGGTGAGTCATGAAGGCTTGGTAGGAGCCCATGCTCATATTGCCCTTCAGGATGTTTTTACACTTGTTGGAGAAGGAAGCATTAACAGGGAGGAAACCTAGAGCCATTCGGAGTTCGTAGTTCAGGCAGTTATCGATCTCAGACTCTGAGTAACCCTTCATTGTGGCCGCACAGGTCCTGAAGGCAGTGATTCGCTTCACCTTTCCGCCAAGTTGGACCTAGGAAACAAAAATACTTACTTTTGGCTTTTCAGTAACTATTGTCATCCACCTCTGTGTCATTATCTCAGTAAATCACTatgaaaaaatgcatttattaaAAGGCGCAGAGAgaagagtgtttgtgttttttctgaccTGGCGTATATAGTGTGTTCCATAGATGTCTATCAGACGTCTGTACTTGACCATGTCCTGGCTTGTGTTTAAACTTGGTGGGAGTCGGTTTAGATGCTTTGTGAATTCTGTACTCAGCTGGGGATGATCAGCCAGCCTGTAGCTGAAGAAACAAAGGACATGCGGAGTGCCATGag from Limanda limanda chromosome 5, fLimLim1.1, whole genome shotgun sequence includes:
- the LOC133001992 gene encoding perforin-1-like; the protein is MPEGKHQRSNFILLIMVLSVMLEVCRVHGCRTGSGSECEEAPFVPGHNLAGEGFDVVRMRRTGAYVINVTAHLAENRTCTLCPNRFQSRQIQRLPAAVVDWHPLSGCNQQLSSAMHHSVDSLLRSSNSLVNNNWKVELGLDNVGTGVLGGSRSELAVFAGQQHCGEKATFAIHEISCTFYSYRLADHPQLSTEFTKHLNRLPPSLNTSQDMVKYRRLIDIYGTHYIRQVQLGGKVKRITAFRTCAATMKGYSESEIDNCLNYELRMALGFLPVNASFSNKCKNILKGNMSMGSYQAFMTHQTEVIGGGGGNILHQQEPSEAYRRWMNSLHDNPDVVSYAILPLHRLVEDSQISANLKSIVTDYIKENQLQEGHPDSKSRSLTPNLVRNGRPKRAVIGTLRVKIKHAAGLNSDPFSKTDAYVKIKYNGKYRRTSTINERNYPVWNEVFYFDYVDCDDLLIVEVWDADVRYDDLIGRGYVYLEKGSWEVIRELSEGALYYEFTVR